In Vibrio coralliilyticus, the following are encoded in one genomic region:
- a CDS encoding GGDEF domain-containing protein, whose product MILHYSKSPRSNGNIELKCLGIMLIAVFAINTPLSFIKDAQKQDISFQLKAIDETLKLRKQQVSNYLALRKTQLAQNYFEHPEPFNDVIRHLLTNQDLIDKIEIVTKNPEHSYRYKNLIDSYTPFYASSLNADLLQILYQPDLGLLTEFAPIYQGSKHIGYLVVDINMSEFNSTSRKDILLADESGFIYSSSHPSIERYQYLSDSYSTVWRDLSRTQRSEGILEQDELYFIYRNIGFFGNKPYYLIKVIGKDEFIPKYLYLIMVLLGVSIGASYYLYKLRQERRELSKITYTDQLSGLYNRHYLQKVERQNLANGNYYLGIFDIDHFKSVNDKYGHDVGDQVIKRVASIIKSRIRVSDYAFRIGGEEFVILIRTASMQDAQQAMNRIRMDVSQFTQAPKVTISGGLYPYSGTLSQSLKRADELLYQAKQNGRNAVYANT is encoded by the coding sequence ATGATTCTCCATTACAGTAAGTCTCCCCGCTCTAACGGCAATATTGAGCTTAAATGTCTGGGCATCATGCTCATTGCTGTCTTCGCGATCAATACTCCTCTGAGTTTCATTAAAGACGCACAAAAACAAGATATCTCTTTCCAACTCAAAGCCATCGATGAAACACTGAAGCTTCGAAAACAACAAGTCAGTAACTACCTAGCCCTACGTAAAACCCAGCTTGCGCAAAACTACTTTGAACACCCTGAGCCATTCAATGATGTGATCAGGCACTTGCTTACCAATCAAGATTTGATCGACAAAATAGAAATCGTCACCAAAAACCCAGAACACAGCTATCGATATAAAAACTTAATCGATTCCTACACGCCTTTTTACGCCTCTAGCCTCAATGCTGATTTACTTCAAATTCTCTATCAGCCTGATTTGGGTCTTCTCACAGAGTTTGCGCCTATTTATCAGGGCTCAAAACACATAGGCTATTTGGTTGTCGACATCAATATGAGCGAGTTCAACAGCACCAGTAGAAAAGATATCCTCCTTGCAGATGAGAGTGGGTTTATCTACTCAAGCTCTCACCCGTCGATTGAACGCTATCAATACCTATCCGATTCATACTCGACCGTTTGGCGGGATCTAAGCAGAACTCAACGTTCTGAAGGTATTCTCGAACAAGATGAACTCTACTTCATCTATCGTAATATTGGTTTTTTTGGCAATAAACCTTACTACCTGATTAAAGTGATAGGAAAAGATGAGTTTATTCCTAAGTATCTGTATTTGATTATGGTTCTGCTGGGTGTGAGTATTGGTGCTTCGTACTACTTGTACAAGTTAAGGCAAGAACGACGAGAGTTAAGCAAAATCACTTACACCGACCAACTTTCTGGCTTGTACAACCGACACTATTTACAGAAAGTAGAAAGGCAAAATCTCGCTAATGGCAATTACTACTTGGGTATTTTCGATATAGACCATTTTAAATCCGTCAATGACAAATACGGCCATGATGTCGGAGACCAAGTGATCAAACGAGTCGCATCTATTATCAAGTCACGTATCCGCGTTTCAGACTATGCATTTAGAATTGGGGGTGAAGAGTTTGTCATACTGATCCGGACAGCCTCCATGCAAGATGCACAACAAGCCATGAATCGTATACGCATGGATGTATCCCAGTTTACTCAAGCACCTAAGGTGACCATTTCTGGGGGACTATACCCTTACTCAGGTACACTATCGCAATCTCTTAAACGCGCCGATGAGCTTCTGTATCAAGCAAAGCAAAATGGTCGAAATGCCGTTTACGCAAATACTTAG
- a CDS encoding ABC transporter ATP-binding protein translates to MIRKVLTIDGLSVGFGRGKEVEQVTHRVSFSINQGETLALVGESGSGKSVTANSVLKLLPKGSSHYLEGSIHFDGIDILNCSERQLRGIRGGRIGMIFQEPMVSLNPLHKVGKQLVETLAIHRGVRQKKAEALAIEWLGKVGIRNPDVKINAYPHELSGGERQRVMIAMALINEPELLIADEPTTALDVSVQAQILDLLKELQQELGMAMLFITHDLSIVRRIADRVAVMQNGKLVEEADCKSLFSTPQHPYTQKLINSDPRGLPVEVPADSSGLLSVDNLRVWFPITGGLFKRVVSHIKAVTDMKFDLKRGHSIGLVGESGSGKSTTGMAILRLVHSEGSISYQQQELQGLDRKGMLPYRSKMQVVFQDPFSALNPRMSVAQVIGEGLRVHQDYDDETVDRMICDVMEEVDLDPETRFRYPNEFSGGQRQRIAIARALILKPEFILLDEPTSSLDRTVQAQVLDLLKSLQEKYRLTYLFISHDLNVVKSLCHYTIVMKQGEIVEQGETADLFHNPKREYTKELVELSSF, encoded by the coding sequence ATGATTAGAAAAGTATTAACTATTGATGGGTTGTCAGTCGGATTTGGCCGTGGGAAAGAGGTCGAACAAGTTACTCATCGGGTCTCTTTTTCGATTAATCAGGGTGAAACCCTAGCGTTAGTTGGCGAAAGTGGCTCTGGAAAGTCCGTTACAGCTAACTCGGTATTAAAGCTCTTACCCAAGGGCTCTTCTCACTATTTAGAAGGCAGTATTCACTTTGATGGTATAGACATTCTGAATTGTTCTGAGCGACAGCTAAGAGGCATTCGGGGTGGTAGAATCGGTATGATTTTCCAAGAGCCTATGGTATCGCTCAACCCACTGCATAAAGTCGGTAAGCAACTGGTGGAAACTCTAGCGATTCACCGTGGTGTTCGGCAGAAGAAAGCTGAAGCTTTGGCTATTGAATGGCTGGGTAAAGTAGGAATCCGTAACCCAGATGTAAAAATTAATGCCTATCCACATGAGTTATCAGGAGGTGAGAGACAGCGTGTCATGATTGCAATGGCTCTCATCAACGAACCTGAGCTATTGATTGCTGATGAACCCACGACTGCCCTTGATGTATCAGTACAGGCACAAATTCTAGACCTCCTAAAAGAGCTGCAGCAAGAGCTAGGCATGGCCATGTTATTCATTACCCATGACTTAAGTATTGTGCGGCGTATTGCTGACCGTGTCGCTGTGATGCAAAATGGCAAACTGGTTGAAGAGGCTGACTGCAAGTCTCTATTTTCCACTCCCCAGCACCCCTATACACAAAAGCTGATCAACTCGGATCCAAGAGGTTTACCCGTCGAAGTTCCGGCTGATTCAAGTGGCCTTTTGTCTGTTGATAATCTCCGAGTTTGGTTCCCAATTACCGGCGGCCTATTTAAACGTGTGGTATCGCATATCAAAGCGGTAACCGATATGAAGTTTGATCTTAAACGTGGACACTCCATTGGTTTAGTCGGAGAAAGCGGATCTGGCAAGTCGACAACAGGAATGGCTATTTTGCGTCTTGTTCACTCTGAAGGTTCGATTTCTTACCAACAACAAGAGTTACAAGGCTTGGATCGCAAAGGAATGCTGCCGTATCGCAGTAAAATGCAGGTAGTGTTTCAGGACCCGTTTTCAGCACTTAATCCGCGAATGTCTGTGGCTCAGGTCATTGGAGAAGGGCTACGTGTCCACCAAGACTATGACGATGAGACGGTCGATAGAATGATTTGTGATGTGATGGAAGAAGTGGACCTTGATCCGGAAACCCGCTTTCGCTATCCAAACGAGTTTTCAGGAGGCCAACGGCAGCGAATTGCAATTGCAAGAGCGTTGATTTTAAAGCCAGAGTTTATTTTATTGGATGAACCTACTTCCTCTCTAGATCGAACTGTCCAGGCACAGGTGCTGGACTTGCTCAAATCTTTGCAGGAAAAGTATCGTTTAACTTATCTCTTTATAAGCCATGACTTGAATGTGGTTAAATCTCTGTGTCATTACACCATAGTGATGAAACAAGGAGAGATTGTTGAACAAGGAGAAACTGCGGATCTATTCCATAACCCGAAGCGGGAGTACACCAAAGAGCTGGTGGAACTATCCAGTTTTTAA